A window of Zingiber officinale cultivar Zhangliang chromosome 5A, Zo_v1.1, whole genome shotgun sequence contains these coding sequences:
- the LOC121981046 gene encoding nucleolar protein 12-like — translation MGKKGKDPDQETGAVQSLSSSSSAAAAANPLRSNSYGEAPVDPPAPAQELGFAELSLGREDSAGGSSHARKRKIDEVSLTPASVPEKREKLGDGPEVECSRKKRKKRKRAEIEEQYAKRKYGNEEDSSEGERTAVVGKKRKAAYLNSSQLVESKEPFDDESELVRTVFVGNLPLKETTQKALLKEFAKYGEIDSIRIRSVPIIDSNATTKAAILEGKVNGVIHSAHAYIVFKDEQSAKAALSHNMTLFRGNHVRVDMACPPHKKLKGEAPLYERKRTVFVGNLPFDVKDEELYHLFYSTGESTTSNVEAVRVVRDPYTSLGKGIAYVLFRSRDAVGSVVSKKDWKMRDHILTVRRAKSLDATSASVALSKRKGREQERDGESDEMAPKTKQPAVVVRKVKELLKKRKQENRTPEANHAKKKARKHHV, via the exons ATGGGGAAGAAAGGGAAGGATCCCGATCAGGAGACCGGCGCCGTCCAatctctctcctcctcctcctccgccgccgccgccgccaaccCGTTAAGGAGCAATTCCTACGGGGAGGCCCCCGTCGACCCTCCTGCGCCGGCGCAGGAGTTAGGGTTTGCGGAGCTGTCGTTGGGCCGCGAAGATAGCGCCGGGGGATCCTCGCATGCCAGGAAGAGAAAAATTGACGAGGTAAGCTTGACGCCCGCATCGGTTCCCGAGAAAAGGGAGAAGCTTGGTGATGGTCCCGAGGTCGAGTGTTccaggaagaagagaaagaagaggaaaaggGCCGAGATTGAGGAACAGTATGCGAAGCGGAAGTACGGTAATGAGGAGGATTCTTCTGAAGGGGAGAGGACTGCCGTAGTTGGGAAGAAGAGGAAAGCGGCGTATTTGAACTCATCGCAGCTGGTGGAATCGAAGGAACCGTTTGATGATGAGAGCGAGCTCGTGAGGACGGTTTTCGTGGGCAATTTGCCATTGAAGGAGACCACTCAAAAGGCTCTGCTGAAGGAATTCGCAAAGTACGGGGAGATCGACTCTATCAGGATTAGATCAGTACCGATCATTGAT AGCAACGCAACCACAAAAGCTGCAATTTTGGAGGGCAAAGTTAATGGTGTTATTCATAG TGCGCATGCATATATTGTTTTTAAAGATGAGCAATCAGCTAAGGCTGCATTATCTCATAATATGACATTA TTTCGTGGGAACCATGTACGTGTTGATATGGCTTGCCCACCACATAAGAAGCTAAAAGGAGAGGCTCCACTGTATGAAAGAAAGAGGACTGTTTTTGTGGGTAACCTTCCCTTTGATGTGAAG GATGAAGAGCTTTACCATTTGTTTTATAGCACTGGTGAATCAACAACATCCAATGTGGAAGCTGTGCGAGTTGTTAGGGATCCTTATACGAGCTTGGGGAAGGGAATTGCATATGTCTTGTTTCGATCACGG GACGCTGTTGGTTCGGTTGTTTCAAAAAAGGACTGGAAGATGAGAGATCACATTCTTACCGTACGCCGTGCAAAATCATTGGATGCTACATCAGCAAGTGTTGCACTGTCAAAAAGGAAGGGCCGAGAGCAAGAGAGGGATGGAGAATCAGACGAGATGGCTCCTAAAACCAAACAACCTGCGGTTGTCGTCCGAAAGGTGAAAGAACTCCTGAAGAAACGAAAACAGGAGAACCGCACCCCGGAGGCTAATCACGCGAAAAAGAAAGCGAGAAAACATCATGTTTAG